Within Fervidobacterium thailandense, the genomic segment AATGGAGTCTTTCTGCTAACCAAACGCGGTTCTTTTTGGATTCACCTTGCACAAAACCATTTCGCGCTCAACTACGTGAACACGATCTGGTCCAAGGCCCTGAGCGAACCATTTCCGGAGTTTATAAAGTTTTAAAAACTTGCGAAAGACTCGGAGACAGACGGGTGAGCGCAAGCGGCCACACGCGGCCGTCTTGAGGAAAGTCCGGACTCCGTGGGCAGGGTGCTCGCTAACAGCGAGGTGGCGTGAGCCACGGACAGGGCCATAGAAACGGAAACCGCCCGAAAAGCGAAGGCTGAGTAGGGCAAGGGTGGAAAGGTGAGGTAAGAGCTCACCAGCGGTGCAGCGATGCACCGGCTTGGCAACCCACACCCGGAGCAAGGTCAAGCAGGGGGTTGGTGGCCCGCCTGATTCCCCCGGGTAGACCGCTTAGATAGATGCTCACCGAAACAGAATCCGGCTTACGGTCTGTCTCCGAGTCTTCACTTTCTTATTTAATCTCCTTGTTTTTCGTTTCAATACCAAAACACATGACAACCAGTGAAGCAACGACGGATAAGACCGAGAGCCACAAGAAAATCTGGAACAAACTATTTCCTTTTGAAAGCATGTAGCCTCCGTATTGAGGCGCGAATATACCCGCTATGCGCGCAACCACCCCAGCCATACCGTTCCCTGTAGCCCTCAAGGGTGTTGGGTAGAGCTCTGGAGTGTAAGCGTACACCAGTCCCCAAACACCGAGCGTGAAGAACGAAAGCGCCAAAGCGGCTATGGTGAGCTGAACCGTATTTGAGACAAAAGCCCAAACGATCGAAAACGCCGCCATTCCCACGAAGTAGATGAACAAGGAGTGTTTTCTGCCGATTTTCTCGATGAAGTACGCCGCTGAAAGGTATCCGGGAAGTTGAGCCACCATCATGAAGAACGTGAACCACAGGGATTTGACATCGCTAATTCCTTTCTGCGCAAAAATCTTGGGCGCCCAGGAAAACAGTGTGTAGTAAACAAAACTGACAACAAACCAGGAACTCCAAATTGCAATTGTGCGTGAAAGGTACGGAGGCCTGAGTATATCGGCCACCAAGAATTTTGTTTTAGGTAGTTCCTCCACATCTTCGGTAACCTTCACTCTGAGCACCCTTTCAAGTCCCGATTTACCGTACTTTTTAAACGCGAAACGTGGAGATTCTGGTAGCATAAGCACAAATGGAACGAGTGCCAGCCCCACCAGGAACACGTAATAGCTGATCCTCCAGGAATTTTCGACCGTTAAAACGGCGACAAGGCCGATCGCGATGCTCCCTAATGCCCAACTGGCTTCCAAAAGAACAAGGTACGCACCCCTCATCGAACGCGACATGAATTCGGCCAGATAAGCGTTCACCGAAGGCATTAAGCCACCGTAACCTACACCGGCCAAGAACCTCAAGACAACAAAGTGCTCGGCCGATTTGCTTGCACCTAAGAGAGCTGTGAAGACAACCGTGAACAAGAAATAGAGCAGGTTGGATAACTTACGTCCGAACAAATCGCTCACCAACCCCACGGTCAATGCACCCACGAGCATACCCACGAACGTGGAACTTAGCACGTTCGCACTTTGCAGGAGCGAAAGCGACCATTCTTGAGAAATCTTCGGTAAGGTGAACGAGAGGACGAGAACACCGGCGGCATCGAACATCCACATCAGTGAGGTAAAAAAGAGTAACTTGTT encodes:
- a CDS encoding MFS transporter; amino-acid sequence: MESVDVIIEKYVDRRLQNKLLFFTSLMWMFDAAGVLVLSFTLPKISQEWSLSLLQSANVLSSTFVGMLVGALTVGLVSDLFGRKLSNLLYFLFTVVFTALLGASKSAEHFVVLRFLAGVGYGGLMPSVNAYLAEFMSRSMRGAYLVLLEASWALGSIAIGLVAVLTVENSWRISYYVFLVGLALVPFVLMLPESPRFAFKKYGKSGLERVLRVKVTEDVEELPKTKFLVADILRPPYLSRTIAIWSSWFVVSFVYYTLFSWAPKIFAQKGISDVKSLWFTFFMMVAQLPGYLSAAYFIEKIGRKHSLFIYFVGMAAFSIVWAFVSNTVQLTIAALALSFFTLGVWGLVYAYTPELYPTPLRATGNGMAGVVARIAGIFAPQYGGYMLSKGNSLFQIFLWLSVLSVVASLVVMCFGIETKNKEIK